Proteins co-encoded in one Nitrospirota bacterium genomic window:
- a CDS encoding EamA family transporter yields the protein MSWIVYALITAFSIATADAISKKAMIRSHEYVIAWVRQGYTLPFLAVVFFFIEIPPLDNTFWLTLLIVVPLDVTAIILYVKAIRLSPLSLTIPFIALSPMFVIITAFVILGELPDISGLFGILLIVIGAYLLNVRATKHGVLGPIKAIKKERGSVLMIIVALIYSITSTLGKVAVLHSSPLFFGAFYPFILTIIFTVIVGFKGQLSSVISSPRIFLGIGFFIAMMMLSHFVAISLTDVAYMISVKRLSLLFSVAYGWILFGERNVAERLIGSILMIAGVVSITLF from the coding sequence ATGTCCTGGATCGTCTATGCCCTTATAACCGCCTTCTCAATTGCAACGGCAGATGCCATAAGCAAGAAGGCCATGATAAGGTCACATGAATATGTTATTGCCTGGGTCAGGCAGGGGTACACACTTCCATTTTTAGCCGTCGTCTTCTTCTTTATTGAAATACCCCCATTGGACAACACATTCTGGTTAACCCTTTTAATTGTAGTCCCGCTGGATGTCACGGCAATTATCCTCTATGTAAAGGCAATACGTCTTTCTCCCCTCTCTCTGACCATACCATTTATTGCACTAAGCCCTATGTTTGTAATCATAACTGCCTTTGTAATACTTGGAGAACTGCCGGATATTTCAGGTCTCTTTGGCATTTTGCTTATTGTTATAGGCGCTTATCTCCTTAATGTCAGGGCAACAAAGCATGGTGTACTGGGCCCCATAAAGGCTATCAAAAAGGAAAGAGGGTCAGTCCTTATGATCATAGTTGCCCTTATATATAGTATTACCTCTACACTCGGAAAGGTTGCTGTACTGCACTCAAGTCCTCTCTTTTTCGGAGCCTTTTATCCCTTTATCCTTACTATTATATTCACTGTAATTGTAGGCTTTAAAGGACAGTTATCAAGTGTAATATCCAGTCCACGGATATTCCTGGGGATAGGGTTCTTCATTGCGATGATGATGCTGTCCCACTTTGTAGCAATAAGTCTGACAGATGTTGCTTACATGATATCAGTTAAGAGGTTGAGTCTGTTGTTTAGTGTAGCCTATGGTTGGATATTATTCGGAGAGAGAAATGTTGCGGAAAGATTAATCGGTTCGATTTTGATGATCGCCGGAGTGGTCTCAATAACCTTATTTTAA
- the pyrE gene encoding orotate phosphoribosyltransferase: protein MLKELTDLILEKSLKVADEPIFELASGKKSNLYIDCRKTTKNARGAYLIGNIIYDRISNLDVDAIGGLTMGADPVADAVAYTSVIKGKHINAFSVRKKAKEHGLKRVIEGDVKNGDRVVIVDDVATTGQSTIEAIENARAGGLHVVKVIILVDRQEGGRENILKHNVDFEAVLTKQDLLDEYYKRHEKI, encoded by the coding sequence ATGCTGAAAGAATTAACAGACCTTATTCTCGAGAAGTCGCTTAAAGTAGCGGATGAACCAATCTTTGAACTTGCATCCGGCAAGAAAAGCAATCTTTACATTGACTGCAGAAAGACCACAAAAAATGCCAGAGGCGCATATCTCATAGGTAACATCATTTACGATAGAATATCGAACCTCGATGTGGATGCAATAGGCGGACTTACCATGGGCGCTGACCCTGTGGCTGATGCAGTAGCTTATACGAGCGTAATTAAAGGTAAGCACATAAATGCCTTTTCCGTAAGAAAGAAGGCCAAAGAGCACGGGCTTAAAAGAGTCATTGAAGGTGACGTTAAAAATGGAGACAGGGTAGTTATCGTTGATGACGTTGCGACAACCGGGCAATCCACTATTGAGGCTATAGAAAATGCAAGGGCCGGAGGACTCCATGTCGTAAAAGTTATTATCCTCGTGGACAGGCAGGAAGGCGGAAGGGAGAATATCCTCAAGCATAATGTTGATTTTGAAGCAGTGTTGACCAAGCAGGACCTGTTAGATGAATATTACAAAAGACATGAGAAAATTTAA